Within Pirellulales bacterium, the genomic segment CCGCGCTCGGCTATGAAGTCCCGTATTTCGCGCAGGGCTCGGAGTTGGCTGTCAGTGACTTCGCTGACGGGGCGTCGGCCGCGACGTTTTGGGGATGGCTCCATCGGAAAAGCTCGCAGGCGGACAATTGACCCAATCAAATATCAGGTCGATTGGATGAATATAGCAATTGTCCGGAGCCCTGCAATCATTTTCTGCTAGCAATGCCAGCAATTATCGCAAGTCGTTATGTCGTCAGGCATTGCGTATTGCTTTCCATCGCTGGCGCTGCTTTCGCCAATCCGCAGTGATGGCAATGGAGCGTAGACTTCGCTCCTGAATTTGGTCTCGCCCCTGTTGGGTTCGCGGGAGAAACAGCAGTTCCTCCTGGATATCGGGGGCCAGTTGCAACAGGTTCATGATCTGGGTGACTCGCGCCCGAGAAACGTGGCCCAGCCGGGCCAATTCGGCTTGGTCGGTCACGACGCCATCGCGAATCAGGCCGTCAAATCGGATTGCGAGCGCCATGAACTTGGATACCCAGGGAACGCGTCCGACATCCTCGTTCACCGCCGTTTCGCCACGCTCTAGATGCTTTCGCCCTTTCGTTCCGGCCCGAAAATGAATCTTGCTTCGAAACGTAATCCCCTTGGTCATGCTGCGTCTCCTGCGATCGCGCCGTCAGCCAGCGCCTTGATGCCGCTGGGATAAAACGTGATGGAAATCGTGCCATCGCGCCCGTCGTAGTCGACCCGTTCGATCAAGAGTTTAAGCAATCGGGCCTGCTCACGGGGACTGAGCGTTTCCCATACGGGATCGAACGAAGCGAGCGCCCTAGCTGTATCCTCTTCAGTGACCAGCTCGTGCTGCAATCGCGCCCTTTCGTCGCGATGCGAATGGAGCCGGCACTCGGCCGTTTGGATGCGGCCTTGGAGTTCAGCCTGAAGCGACGTAACCGCGTCGTTTGCATTGGCGACGCCCAGTTGACCGATCAACTTGTGCATCTCTCGCTGGTA encodes:
- a CDS encoding recombinase zinc beta ribbon domain-containing protein → STRNGVKRYRYYVCGAAQRRGWQSCPTKSIPAGEIERFVVEQIKAIGRDPGLVAETVHQARAQSEARLSELDAEERRLQRELADYQREMHKLIGQLGVANANDAVTSLQAELQGRIQTAECRLHSHRDERARLQHELVTEEDTARALASFDPVWETLSPREQARLLKLLIERVDYDGRDGTISITFYPSGIKALADGAIAGDAA